From the Oxalobacter vibrioformis genome, the window GAAATCGCTTCCAGACCATTAAGAACAGAATCACGGCGGGTCTCGCCACCGCAACGCAAAAAAGTCACCTTGTTGGTTCGTGAATTGATCTTTTTTGAAACAATATATTCATCAATCCAGGCATCTGTCAGGCTCAAAACCACATACACATGTTCGATTTCGGGACAGGCGCTGAAAACTTCAATGACATGCTGGAGAACCGGTTTGCCGGCAAGCTGCAGGTATTGTTTGGGTATAGGCACTCCCATACGCTGACCGACACCTGCGGCGGGAATCAGCACATAATATCGCGAAGCATTGGATGCTGCTTGTTTGTCCGGCATATAAAAGAACTCGATTGTGACTTGCGAAAAGACAGCAACGACAAATTCCGTGTTGGATTATAATGACACAATTGATTGGACTTTCATATAGGACGAACTGGTCTTTGGGCCAAATTCGTCTTTTTTGTTTTATTAATGCCAGCCGATTTCAAGAAATTCCTCCCCCGCCCCGGTCAGCGTTATGCCCTGCCAGTTCTGCATGGATCGGCAGATTCGCTTGCTATTACACTGGCCGCCGCCGAGCTCAAGGGGCAAAACCGCATGCTGGTTGTTGTGACCGCTCATGCGTCCGATGCACGCCGCATCCTGGAAGAAATTCCCTGGTTTCACAAAGACCCGGAAAACCCCCTTCGCTGCCATCTCCTGCCGGATTGGGAAACCCTTCCCTACGATACCTTTTCCCCTCACCAGGACCTGGTATCACAGCGTCTTGCCACACTCTATGAAATCCAGAATGGCCGGTGTGACGTCCTGATCGTGCCTGCTACAACCGCACTCCTCAAGCTTGCCCCTCCCGCTTTTCTCGCGGCCTATACCTTCTTTTTCAGGCAGGATGAAAGAATAGATGAAGCCCAGCTGCGCTCCCAGCTGACACTGGCCGGATACCACCATGTCTCCCAGGTCATGTCACCGGGTGAATATTCGGTACGTGGCGGCCTGATTGATCTTTTTCCGATGGGATCGAGCCTGCCGTACCGCCTGGATCTTTTCGGCGACACGATTGAAACGATCAAGACGTTTGACGCAGACTCCCAGCGTTCTCTTTATCCCGTCCCCGAAATGCGCATTCTTCCCGGGCGGGAGTTCCCCACGGATGAAGAAGCACGGGCTTTTTTCCGAAGCCGCTGGCGTGAAGTCTTTGAGGGAGACCCCACCCTTTCCGTCATCTACCGGGACATTGCATCCGGTATCACCTCGGCCGGTATCGAATACTACCTGCCCCTCTTCTTTGAAGAAACCGCCACTCTTTTCCATTACCTGCCGGACGATGCGGTATTTACGCTGGTTGGCAATGTTGACGACGCTATTGAGCGTTTCTGGACAGACACGCTCTCGCGCTACGCTTTCCTGCGTGCCGATCGTGAGCGTCCTGTACTGCCGCCAGAGCAGCTTTTTCTCAAAAGCGAGGATTTCTTCGTTCTGGCAAAACCGCATGCACGCTGGGTACTCCAGACAGATGATGCGCCCTCTGAACTCTCATCCCCCATACCGGATATCACCATCAATCGCCGGGCGGATGACCCGTTGAGCAATCTGCGAGCCTGGCTGGGTAAAAGCGGCAAACGCACACTGATCTGCGCGGAATCTGCCGGACGCCGGGAAACCATGCAGCAGCTTTTCAATGAGTACAACCTGCCCGTGGCACCATGCAGCAGCTACGTGGATTTCGTTACCTCGGATGAGCCGCTGATGTTTGGTATTTCTCCCATCCAGAGCGGCTTTTCGCTTGGCCATGTGCTGGGCGATTTGAACCTCATCACCGAAACCGAGCTATATGCCAATTCCGGCAGGCGGGCGGGCAGAAAACGCCAGGAAGGCGCCATCCAGATCGAGCACATGGTGCGCGATCTGTCAGAACTCAAAATCGGCGATCCGGTTGTCCATGCCAACCACGGCATCGGCCGGTACCGTGGCCTGGTGAGCATGGATCTTGGGCAGGGTGAAACCGAATTTCTGCTCCTGCATTATGCCCAGAATACAGCGCTATACGTTCCCGTTTCCCAACTGCACGTCATTTCCCGCTATGCCGGCACCTCCCCCGATGATGCGCCACTGCACACGCTGGGATCAGGGCAATGGGAAAAAGCCCGACAGCAGGCAGCCAGGAAAGTCCACGACACCGCCGCAGAACTGCTTGACCTTTATGCGAAAAGGGCCATGCGAAAAGGACATGCCTTCCCGCTGACGATGCGGGATTATGAAGTATTTGCAGACAGCTTCGACTTCGAGGAAACACCGGATCAGTCAGCGGCAATCCAGGCGGTCATCGAAGACATGACATCGGACAAACCGATGGACCGTCTCATCTGCGGCGATGTCGGCTTTGGCAAAACCGAGGTAGCGCTCCGCGCCGCCTTCATCGCCGTCATGGGCGGCAAACAGGTCGCTATCCTTGCGCCCACAACGCTTTTGGCTGAACAGCATGCCCAGACCTTTGCGGATCGCTTTGCCGACTGGCCGATACGTATTGCCGAGCTTTCCCGCTTCAAGACCGCCAAACAGGTAACCCAGACCATCAAGGCACTGGCAGACGGCACCGTGGATATTGTTATCGGCACGCACAAGCTGCTTTCAAAGGATGTGCACTTTGCCCGTCTCGGACTGGTCATCATTGATGAAGAACACCGTTTTGGCGTGCGCCAGAAAGAAGCATTGAAAACCCTGCGAACCGATGTGGATGTGCTGACACTCACGGCCACCCCCATTCCCCGGACACTCGGCATGGCACTGGAAGGCCTGCGAAGCTTCTCCATCATCGCGACCGCACCGCAAAAAAGGCTGGCCATCAAGACCTTTGTCCGCAGCGAAAATGACTCCGTCATCCGCGAAGCCTGCCAACGCGAACTCAAGCGCGGCGGACAGGTGTACTTCCTGCATAACGAAGTGGAAACCATCGAAAACCGCCGGGCCATGCTGGAAAAACTCCTGCCGGAAGCCCGGATCGGCGTGGCGCACGGCCAGATGCACGAACGCGACCTGGAAAAGGTCATGCGGGATTTCGTCGCCCAGCGATACAACATCCTTTTGTGCACCACCATCATTGAAACCGGCATTGACGTGCCCAATGCCAACACCATGCTCATGCACCGGGCTGACAAATTCGGACTCGCCCAGCTTCACCAGCTTCGGGGAAGAATCGGACGCTCACACCACCAGGCTTATGCCTACCTGATGGTGCATGACACGATGACACTTTCCAAACCGGCGCAAAGGCGGCTTGACGCCATCCGTCAGATGGAAGACCTCGGCAGTGGCTTTTTTCTGGCCATGCACGATCTGGAAATACGCGGTGCAGGTGAAGTGCTGGGAGATGAACAATCCGGTGAAATTCAGGAAATCGGCTTTCAGCTGTACTCCGACATGCTGAAAGAAGCCGTACGTGCCATGAAAAAAGGCGAAGAACCTGATTTTGACGCCTCTTTCAGAACAACAACCGAAATCAATCTCCATACCCCGGCGCTTTTGCCATCTGACTACTGTGCAGGCGTCAACGAACGCCTGTCCCTGTACAAGCGTCTGGCCAGCAGCGAAACCCCGGAAGAAATAAGCGACCTGCAGGAGGAAATGATTGACCGTTTCGGCAAACTGCCGGATGAGGCACAGGCCCTGATTGATACCCATCGCCTGCGTATCCTTGCAAAAACGGCAGGGATTACCAAAATCGACGCCCATGCCGAAGCCATTTCGTTGCAGTTCATGCCCAATCCGCCGATAGATGCGCTGAAAATCATTGAGCTGATCCAGAAAGACAAGAATATCCGACTGAACGGCCCCGAAAAACTGCGGATTACGGCAAAAACCCCCGATCTCAATTCCCGTGTAGCAAAAATCCGGTCAACAATACAGTCACTGACGGCCTAGGCTCAGCCTATGCCCGATTTTTCGCATCATCCAGCGCATGTTTTTCGATGACCTTGTGCGCCAACGCCTTGGCTTCTTCCAGCGCCTCCTTGTAGGTACCGGAAACAACAGGAACCACATGCCGCTCCGAATGATGGTCATC encodes:
- the mfd gene encoding transcription-repair coupling factor — encoded protein: MPADFKKFLPRPGQRYALPVLHGSADSLAITLAAAELKGQNRMLVVVTAHASDARRILEEIPWFHKDPENPLRCHLLPDWETLPYDTFSPHQDLVSQRLATLYEIQNGRCDVLIVPATTALLKLAPPAFLAAYTFFFRQDERIDEAQLRSQLTLAGYHHVSQVMSPGEYSVRGGLIDLFPMGSSLPYRLDLFGDTIETIKTFDADSQRSLYPVPEMRILPGREFPTDEEARAFFRSRWREVFEGDPTLSVIYRDIASGITSAGIEYYLPLFFEETATLFHYLPDDAVFTLVGNVDDAIERFWTDTLSRYAFLRADRERPVLPPEQLFLKSEDFFVLAKPHARWVLQTDDAPSELSSPIPDITINRRADDPLSNLRAWLGKSGKRTLICAESAGRRETMQQLFNEYNLPVAPCSSYVDFVTSDEPLMFGISPIQSGFSLGHVLGDLNLITETELYANSGRRAGRKRQEGAIQIEHMVRDLSELKIGDPVVHANHGIGRYRGLVSMDLGQGETEFLLLHYAQNTALYVPVSQLHVISRYAGTSPDDAPLHTLGSGQWEKARQQAARKVHDTAAELLDLYAKRAMRKGHAFPLTMRDYEVFADSFDFEETPDQSAAIQAVIEDMTSDKPMDRLICGDVGFGKTEVALRAAFIAVMGGKQVAILAPTTLLAEQHAQTFADRFADWPIRIAELSRFKTAKQVTQTIKALADGTVDIVIGTHKLLSKDVHFARLGLVIIDEEHRFGVRQKEALKTLRTDVDVLTLTATPIPRTLGMALEGLRSFSIIATAPQKRLAIKTFVRSENDSVIREACQRELKRGGQVYFLHNEVETIENRRAMLEKLLPEARIGVAHGQMHERDLEKVMRDFVAQRYNILLCTTIIETGIDVPNANTMLMHRADKFGLAQLHQLRGRIGRSHHQAYAYLMVHDTMTLSKPAQRRLDAIRQMEDLGSGFFLAMHDLEIRGAGEVLGDEQSGEIQEIGFQLYSDMLKEAVRAMKKGEEPDFDASFRTTTEINLHTPALLPSDYCAGVNERLSLYKRLASSETPEEISDLQEEMIDRFGKLPDEAQALIDTHRLRILAKTAGITKIDAHAEAISLQFMPNPPIDALKIIELIQKDKNIRLNGPEKLRITAKTPDLNSRVAKIRSTIQSLTA